CTTCGGGCTAGGCACCTAAGAGCAGACTCAAAAGGGAAGAGCGTGGTCTTGGGTTTAGTCTAAAAATCCATTCACATCGATAGGGGGCAGGGAACCAATAAGAAGCATTTCCGGGCCTATCAAACAAACTATAGGTTTCCCTTTCCGTGCGATAGGGGATAAAATACGTTTTCATCGACATCTTGATTTTTGATTCATTTCTTTCATAGACAGAAAGGTAAGTAAAAACAACCCCAACATTAATAAACCACGAGCAAGTCAGATTGGGATCCCCAATGACAAGCGAACGGGCATTTTCGGGTCCAGAACAAACAAAAGAAGGGAAAGGCGGGTGGTTGAGACAGTGTAGTCCGTTTTCACAAGAGTACGGAGCTTCAAATTAAAGAACTCTGTTTCCTGTGGGAGGGCGAAAGCTAAGGAAGGCTGTTTCCAAGGGCGGCAGGCAGGATAAATAAGGTGTGTAAGGCAGGGCCAAAGAAGGTAGCATGGCTACTAGCGGCGAGACTACATGCTTCAATTTCATAAGTGGGTGAAGGAAGAATACCTGAGCTTCAAGCAAAGAAGGCGGGGACCTCGGGCCTTCGCAAAGTCAACGGTCTCACCGGGAACTAGACAAGCACCTAGATGTAAATTCTCAGGCCCTAGCCCGAAATTCTTACTTCATTCATCACAGTTCCAGGCCCGTAGGAATGGCTTTCTCCTTCTCCAATTGTCGGGAGAGGTTTTCCGCTCCGGTCGTCCGGAATTGCATTTCGTAAAAAAGAAGTAAAAAACAAGTGAGGAACCCTGGAAATAAAATGTTTGTTCCGATAACGGGAAAGTTTATCCCTCTGATCTTAGTTGCGGCCCCCCGATCAAACTAGAGCGTAAGGGCGCTTTTTAGTTTGCATGAGTCCCGGCTTCTTTCCAACGGGCAGATGACATCTCTTGCCTGGTGAATCAGCATGTTCTAACACGTGTTGTTTGGTGTGAGTATGTATTTCATATTCGTTACAGGCCAATCGGGGCTAAAGAAGGTCCAACAACGTGCGATATGTGGATTTGATTCACCCTTAGTAATGAGAGGATTGGTCCTCTCATACCAGTGAATTGGGTCGCATACATTGGAGCAAGAGAGTACTGGCTCGCCGCTGTGGATGTAGGTGTTCCCATGAAACGAACCGGTGCCACATTCCGCTAGGATACTGGCTGGAGTTGGTCTCACCGTAGTGACGAGAGTTCCAGCTCGATGAATCACCCATTCCCTCTGTATGTCCAAGCGCCATCCACTTGTGAATACAACAACCTGCCCACCGTAATCAAGTAAGAGTAACAATATTCACTAAGCTTCCTTTCAATTATCCCTATAATAAGGAAGACATAGTGCTTGTTGATGGCCACGATTCCAATATGGCCCTCTGACCTTTTTTCCCGTGAATAGCTCGGTTTATGTGCGTCTTAATCATGGCCACTAATCGACCGGTCACACTGGTCAGCGGCATTCATTCAGTTGTCCTGTTCAGATGGATGAGACAGTTCCCACTTGAAGCATGCTTCAAGTCTAGCTTTGAGACATTTACTGCAACCGGAACCTTCATTCCTTATTGTTGCAATTCCATGCTAGCAAGTTAGTTTCATGTCGACTTGCGGAACAATCACATCAATATACACGAAAATCGAAATTGGAACTGGAACTTGATAACGAACCTGGACTAACCCAGATAGAGTCGTGGACAACATGAATTCGTGACATACCGAGATTGATTCATTTCATCGATGGAAATGAGTCAAGTTACCTAACGTGACACACTATATACATCAGCAGAGATCACTACGGATTTGAACTTTAGCACCCCCTCTTGCTTGTTATTGTTAGGGATAGATGAACAGAGCAGAACGACTTCTCGCTATGTTGTGCCTAGTAGTACCCGAAGCATTGACATTGAAAGAAGTCCCTCAAGCATTTAAAAAAGAACAAAGACAAGGGTTATACCTATTGGAGAATCCTTACTAGTCTCATCGATTACTCAAAATTCAACTCATACACAGAAAAGGAAAGAGATTGATACTTATACTGATATCGAGCTGGAAGAGCACTGGATAGAGACTATAGGGTCTCATCCCTGCTTCAACCAAGAGATAGGGAGACAGCATCGTAGCATGAAATGAGCCAATGCCAAGTGCTCTCTTTGTTTGCTGCTCCTCTTCTTCCAAAGCATTGAATAAATGAAGAGAGTGACCCGAGGCAATCTCTGACATTTTACTTATACTTTACTCTCAACTTTGAGAATTTCAACTTATATCAGAGCAGGGAAAGCGGAGATGCTGGTAATTATATACGTAGTAATGAATGCCCGACCTTTCTAGTGGAGCAATCCTATGGTTAGGAACGTGACACATCAATCCTTTGTACCGAAGTAAGGTTGACTGCGGACGATAGTTATACGTCCGCCAGCAGTCAAAATTGAGAAATTGTACAGATTCAATTCGACGATTCATGTCTTCATTGGTAACTAATCACCTTTGGGTAGAAGCATGGTAACAAAAAGAAGTCAGCCTTGAGGGTCTTCTAACTGAAGATAAAGGACCGGTAATTGAATCAATAACCGTAGTTACTAGACTAGCACTTAAATTAGCTGTGACAGTATCTGTTGGTGCGTCTTATATGTTTGATCTTAATGCCATTGAACAGAGGATCTTAATGCTTGCTTGGAGAGCGCAAATCCTTACGCGGTAAATCAATAGCATTGGATTTAGTTCTTTCCTTCTTTCTTACTTTCATGGGTTGGTTTGGCCTTTTTCCGAGCTATAGCAAAGAGCGATTTAAGCGCGTCATGTACGACCTTGGCATTCATCTTGTTGTTGTTAAGCATATTTTGGAATATGTTGTTGACACACTTCATCATAGTTTCTTTACTACTCCACTCCTTCATTTCATTTCATCCTTACTCCATATTCGGATGCAGATTAAGGGGGAAAGACTTTGATTGGGAAAGGGGCCTCCTCTGCCTACGGCCTGTTCGTTACTCACCTGGCTGACTACGGCACTGGGTTTTTTCTTGTATGAGGACTCTTTACGCACTGAGACTTTCCTTGAAAAAAGCGGAGACCTTGCTTCTACTTTTATCGTAGATAGCTAATATGAGTAGGAAATATTTTCAAGAAATGAATTGAATTTTCCAATAGTAATAAGCTAATTGATTTAGTACGTTTAGCTTGGAACTATTAAACTTTACCCGATGACCTAAGAAAAAACCAGTCTTACCTTAGAATTTATTCTCTGATATCTATCTTTTGCCTTAACCACATCAAAGAGGAATTGAACCTCTTCTAGTTTTTTGAAAACTCTAATCCATTTGATGTCCGCCACCCTTCCCCTCCTCCTTCCTCCGTTAGTTTAGCTGCAACGGCCGCAGACGCAGGAAGCAGTTCCTCTATGGCAAATTGGAAACGTCGAAGTAGGCTGTGGCTTATAAATAGGAAGATAAGGCGTTAGCGGACCGACTTGACAGGACCCTCCTTTGCTCTATCTAACTCGGCGTGCGCTCCTTCCGGCCCTGCGAGAACATATTCGGACACGCGCACTACTCATATCGGTACTAGAAGCCCCCAGAGCAGGCCTGGAAGACTATGAGCCCCACCTTCTGCGCGCGAGCCGAATGACGTAGGTGCACAAGAGTACTTCGCGCCACAACCATCTCCTTTTTATAGGTTCTACGGACCGATGCCTGCTGCTTCATCTGGGAGAAAAGAATCATAGATATGCCGGTCATTAGAAGGAAGAACCGCCATAAAAAGATTCCTCGTGTATCATCTGTAGCAAAACTATGAACGGGAGCTAGCAATCCGGACCGTATTGAAAAGGTTCCTGAGACACAGCATGGAAAAGTAACAATATTAAGAAACGAGGTCCAAGAATGAAGAAGGGGTAGAATTACTGAATGAATACGAGCTGTGGCTAATACCCGAGGCATAAAAGAAGCATTTTCTACGGGATCCCGAAACCACCAGCCACCCCGACCTAATTCATGATAAGCCCACCAACTTCCTGGCAAAATGCCTACGGTTAAAAACCACCGACATGTCAAGATCCAAATTCGAATTGGTTCCTGGTCCTGGTCAGAGACCACTGTGTTCGCGCCGGCGGTCCAACAAAGAGGCGAAGTAGTGGTATCTTTCTTTCCATTACGAACGACACGCTTCGCCTGCTCCCTCCCCGTGTCCACTAGCGCTCCTGTCCAGAGCGAAGAGAGGGCGAAAAAGCGCCGCCGAAGCAGCATAAGCAGGCTTCTATTGCTACGTAACAATAAAGCAGGATAGCATTTTGCGCCCACATGTTTGAATTTGAGGGTAAAGAGCTCGCTTGTTATACGGGATCCGACGCATCCAACAGAGCGAAACAGTGTTCCATTCTTTTCGGCGGCATCCTTCCGCATTGGCGGCGAGTGGAGTGCCACAATCCCATTCATCATTTTTGATCTACATAAGCCAAAGCCCATAGCACTGGCGACGTCTCCGGCATAAATGCAAGGAGGATGTATAGCTGATATAGGATCTTGTGGAACAGGATTTGATTCTGCAAGCGGTTCAGTACAAACGAAGAAATTTCGAACAAAAGGGTCGGAACTCGCTGATAGGAAAGGGGAGAAAAACAAAGCAATGCCAAGAGCTCCGTCAATCCGCTGTTCATCGATAGACGAAGCTCTCTCTTTATCATCTCGTGCCAGATGCAACATCCTTTTTCCTTCTCGCGAACCACGGGAGCGCCTAGCGCCCAGAGGAGCAAAGCTCATTTTCCTTTCAGGGTAAAGCGGCGCATAAAAAAGGGCTGGCCCGTCAAAAGTCCGGTTCCTTCGCGAACGAAGTTCAGAATCAACAAGGGTTCGTAGAACGAAGGGAGTGTATAACTGGGATTTCATTCCACTTTTATGTTCGTAACGAGGGAGAGATAGAATGGAGTTCTTCACGAAGTTCGAAACAAAGGAATAAAAAAAACTTTCTCTATGGCCTCCTCTACTTACAGTCAAGTGGCTGAACGCTCCTCGTTTTGAGACATTATGGCTTAGGGGTCGACCCCGGTAACAAAGAAGGAATCCATAAAAACTTAGGATCCGACACCATGATAAAATACTACCCTCATGATTAGACCATGTCCCTGAGATTTGATAAAAGAAAGGTGCATTAGCGGTTAATACGTTGTAATTGGATAAGTTATTAGGAATATGACGGAACGAAAGACCAAGGAAAGAAAGAAGAATACACCAAAATGCAAGTGCTGCACCAAACACTGGTGGTTGTTTCTTGTTGTAAGTGAATGCAACGAAAAGACCCGGAAATAACGAATAATGAAACAATTCATATATTGACATTTCGTGCTCATTTCCAAATTTCTGCTTTGTTATTCCCATCATCCGGTAACCACAGGATGATCCACAAGAAAGGTGGCAGGATTCGAACCTATGGCCGGCCTGCCCCTGACCTGCTGGGTTGGGTGGCCGGGTTAGCACCCCTCGTCGCCTCTGTACCCGAAACAGATGCGCTGCGCTACCCAGCGCCTAACCTTGTCTCCCCTACTCCTCTTCTGGTTGTGCCATTACCAATCGCGGGTAACCCCCGGTCCGGCCGCCCCTGACCTAAGAAGAACTATTATCCTTATGACCAAACAAGGATCAGCTTCTTACTTCTCGAGCGATAGTTCCACCATCCCGACCAGCAACTTCTTGGGAGTAGGGGCACCAAAGCTTGCCCAACCTAGTAAAGGGGCTTGGGGATAGAGGGTTTTCTGGGGGAGAGAAAGTTTCCAGGTTGGATTTTTTTAGATCAAATAGTACTAGTTGGGTAGATAGAGGTGGTGAAATCTAACCTTTGCATCGATCTTCTTTAGCAGGGCGGGTCGCTTGAGTGTCAAAACAAAACCAAGCGGTGGTTGTTTTTCCTTGGCTTATCGAACCAGCGTATGCCCATTCCTCCTTTGATGACTCCCAGTAGAGAAAGCCTAAATTTGCCGATGTGGATTGAAAGGAAGTTGGGGATGGACATAGATCTTTCCGCCTATCCGGAGTGTTGGAAATATAGCAATGTTTTTTGTATTTTGGATTTCCCGATCATTGGAAGCAATCTTCACTGGCACAAGGATCTCCTCACAGCAACCTCCACTACGATAGAAACCGACAATGAGTTTACGAAGGCTTCGAGTAGTGCGGGATAGGCTAATCACCAGACTGCTCTGGAATAGGTTAATCGCTGGAGACAAGAACGAGTGAATCTAGTTTCGAGAGCATGCCTTACTCTAATAGGGGGCGTAGAGTTTCTAAGTGAAGGCAAGCGCAACTATATATGTAATATCCTAGCTGTCATCAAGGCAGGTCCGCTATAAAGCCTACCGGCCGGCCAGAAAGTCCTTAAGAACGAGAAAGCCGACTAAAAGGCTATTCCATAACCGACTCTTGTTGCCGAGTCGAGGGGGCGTTCAGCCACTGTAAGGAGAGGGGGCTTGGCTGGTACCAGGCTCTAAAAGAGTTTTCTTCGAGCGAGCGGTCTTTCTATCTTTTTGGGTTGCATGCCCAAGGCAATGCTTTTTGTAGATTGAGATGGATTGATCTTCGCTATCGTGCCTCCTCCTTGTACCAGTTGATGCTGGGGCAGTGCTTAATATGAGTTTTCTCCTGCCCCAGACAGCTTTCGAGGTTCCCATCGATTACAGAGGTTTCTACCACTGAACTTGCTTATGCTCCCCTTTGATCGAGTGCTATTTCTATAAATAAGATTGAGTAGGAAAATGTTGAATTGGCTTCAATCGAGATTGCCTCGGCTTCTTAGGCACATGAGGAACCGGCCTAACATCTTTTCAATCGAAATCCCAATCAAAGACAAGTTCTACCAAGGCCAGGATCTGAAAGAGAGGATTCACTTTCCGAAATTCCAAGTGACATGATTCCTCCTTCAGAAGCTAAAGTTGAATGATCGAAGTCTCCTTTAGGTTCAGTCGAAGAGATCGAAGCGAAGTCATCAATTAAACCATTCGAATGGTCTCCCCTAAGATTGACCTCTTTTCCAAATAAACCGAACCTCGATACCACATTCATCAAAAAGATATGGCCATCTCTCTAGGTTGCACAACCCCTTTAGATCGTTCTATTCGTGCTTGAAAAACGACCCCATCGGTCCGCTCCTTTTAATGGACATTCTTAGTCGTCCTCCGAGGGCCCCATAGATCAGATCGTGAACTCTTTCAGACCCTTAGTTTCACTTGGTTGGGGCAGAGTTTCAGCCTGCCTTCCACCGAATATCAAAAACCTTAGAGCTGCCTAACCTGCTGACATCCCGGCGAAGAGAGTCATTATTTGTGTTACATCTTCGAATTCGAGAGAGGGCTTTCCTCTTATCTCTCAAATTATAGGCATTGAAGCGATCGAGAGAAAGTAAGAAAACTATTGCACACGCCCCCCATTCGCCCTTTACTAATATAATAGAAGGTAAGGCAAAAGCAAGAGTGAAACTACGAGCTAAAAGCAGGCGTGCCTCTCTTTTAAGAGAATATGATACCATCCCCCACTTTTGGCGCACTTGTTTGATGAGCTAAGTCTAAGCGCCATATAAGTCAAAAGCTAGCCTGAGACCTAAAAAAGCAAGGTCGAAATCCATCCCTCTTTTTCCTGTATTTGACTAGTAGGGCTAATGAACGACCCTTTGATCTATGTCGTTCCAAGTTCAGCCAGGTCTGATTAGAAGTTCCAAAATGAGTGGAGCGAGGGGCTTTAGAGGGAAAAAGGGGGGTTGAACGTGGGGGTTTGTTCTTATTTTACCGGAGGGGTTTGAATTAGCTCCTCCCGATCGTATCTCTCCCGAGATGAAAGAAAAGATTGGCAATTTGTCTTTTCAGAGCTATCGCCCCAATAAAAAAAAAAGATTCTTGTGGTAGGCCCTGTCCCTGGTAAAAAATATAGTGAAATAACCTTCCCTATTCTTTCCCCGGACCCTGCTACTAAGAAGGATGTTCACTTCTCAAAATATCCTATATACGTAGGCGGGAACAGGGGAAGGGGTCAGATTTATCCCGACGGCAGCAAGAGTAAGAATACAGTTTCTAATGCTACAGCAGCAGGTATAGTAAGCAAAATCATACGAAAAGACAAAGGGGGATATGAGATAACCATAACGGATGCGTCGGATGGGCGTCAAGTGGTTGATATTATCCCTCCCGGACCAGAACTTCTTGTTTCCGAGGGCGAATAACCAATCCAATAAGTCTTTCTGGCTGGATCTCCCCCAATAGACTCCTTTTTGTAGGTGTCCCCGAGAATGCCAGTCATAAGCATAAGAAAGCTCGATCGGGGGTGGCTTTCCTTTCTTTAGGAACCTATTTCCTCTGTCGATAGAGCTAAAGCAGTCATTCATTAATCCACCCTCCCATGAACTGAAAACTGACCCACTCACACTCCTTTTGAGGGCTTCGGGAATAAGTATCATACTGAGTCAACGATCAGGGCCTATCCATTTATCAAACTACCAATTCCTTTACTCAACTAAGGGCGAGCGAGCTATAACACTAGTAAGGATTCGGAGGGTTGCAGCTACTAGAAAGACAGAAGGGTATGGGCTTAGGGTGCCTTACCTATTAGGTCTTTTATGGGTCCCTTCCCACACACCTATTATGTCAACGGAGGAAGCCATCTATATGGCAGGAGAAGGAGAGGGAGAATCAACATCTTCAGCGTAGGGAACTTTTTCTCATATTGACGAAGTTCTAATCGCCTCTAAGTCCAATAGCGGCTGTTGCTCGACGGCTAGTGCCAGTTTTCTGATTAATAGACTAAGCTTCTGCTGGGTTTGGAAAGCAACTCTCACTCTGTTGGAGCGGTTGACCTTCTTT
This DNA window, taken from Capsicum annuum cultivar Jeju mitochondrion, complete genome, encodes the following:
- the orf154 gene encoding hypothetical protein produces the protein MILIPEALKRSVSGSVFSSWEGGLMNDCFSSIDRGNRFLKKGKPPPIELSYAYDWHSRGHLQKGVYWGRSSQKDLLDWLFALGNKKFWSGRDNINHLTPIRRIRYGYLISPFVFSYDFAYYTCCCSIRNCILTLAAVGINLTPSPVPAYVYRIF
- the ccmFN gene encoding cytochrome c maturation protein CcmFN, coding for MSIYELFHYSLFPGLFVAFTYNKKQPPVFGAALAFWCILLSFLGLSFRHIPNNLSNYNVLTANAPFFYQISGTWSNHEGSILSWCRILSFYGFLLCYRGRPLSHNVSKRGAFSHLTVSRGGHRESFFYSFVSNFVKNSILSLPRYEHKSGMKSQLYTPFVLRTLVDSELRSRRNRTFDGPALFYAPLYPERKMSFAPLGARRSRGSREGKRMLHLARDDKERASSIDEQRIDGALGIALFFSPFLSASSDPFVRNFFVCTEPLAESNPVPQDPISAIHPPCIYAGDVASAMGFGLCRSKMMNGIVALHSPPMRKDAAEKNGTLFRSVGCVGSRITSELFTLKFKHVGAKCYPALLLRSNRSLLMLLRRRFFALSSLWTGALVDTGREQAKRVVRNGKKDTTTSPLCWTAGANTVVSDQDQEPIRIWILTCRWFLTVGILPGSWWAYHELGRGGWWFRDPVENASFMPRVLATARIHSVILPLLHSWTSFLNIVTFPCCVSGTFSIRSGLLAPVHSFATDDTRGIFLWRFFLLMTGISMILFSQMKQQASVRRTYKKEMVVARSTLVHLRHSARAQKVGLIVFQACSGGF
- the orf105b gene encoding hypothetical protein, with amino-acid sequence MQRKDPEITNNETIHILTFRAHFQISALLFPSSGNHRMIHKKGGRIRTYGRPAPDLLGWVAGLAPLVASVPETDALRYPAPNLVSPTPLLVVPLPIAGNPRSGRP